The Georgenia sp. TF02-10 genome window below encodes:
- a CDS encoding ABC transporter ATP-binding protein: protein MSTTPVVEVAHLRKTYGEKVAVDDVSFAVRPGEIFGILGPNGAGKTTTVECLAGLRHADGGATRVLGVDTQADPGAVRGLLGVQLQESALHDKITVGEAVRLFASFYPAPADVEDLLDLLDLARHQGVQYAKLSGGQKQRLSIALALVGSPRVAILDELTTGLDPQARRSTWELVERVRATGVTILLVTHFMEEAERLCDRLVVIDHGRVVAAGTPAELIDSLDDSRTVELRLPEADAARGRAVLARLAASHPDVHAVDDAGPGAVAVTGTRRVLFAVVPALAEADVLPDDVRTVTRTLEDVFVAVTGRTYDADAAHTGARAAADGGAPADGAAPDGGVPVTASGAPALDGADRRRGLTPTSHRGDLP, encoded by the coding sequence ATGAGCACCACACCCGTCGTGGAGGTCGCGCACCTCCGCAAGACCTACGGCGAGAAGGTGGCGGTGGACGACGTGTCGTTCGCCGTCCGGCCGGGGGAGATCTTCGGCATCCTTGGCCCCAACGGGGCCGGCAAGACCACGACCGTCGAGTGCCTCGCCGGGCTGCGCCACGCCGACGGTGGCGCCACCCGCGTGCTCGGCGTCGACACCCAGGCCGACCCGGGCGCCGTCCGCGGCCTGCTCGGCGTCCAGCTCCAGGAGTCGGCCCTGCACGACAAGATCACCGTCGGCGAGGCGGTGCGGCTCTTCGCCTCGTTCTACCCGGCCCCGGCCGACGTCGAGGACCTGCTCGACCTGCTGGACCTCGCGCGGCACCAGGGCGTGCAGTACGCCAAGCTCTCCGGCGGCCAGAAGCAGCGCCTGTCGATCGCGCTGGCCCTCGTCGGCAGCCCGCGCGTGGCGATCCTCGACGAGCTGACCACCGGCCTCGACCCGCAGGCCCGCCGCAGCACCTGGGAGCTGGTCGAGCGCGTCCGCGCCACCGGCGTGACCATCCTGCTGGTCACGCACTTCATGGAGGAGGCCGAGCGGCTGTGCGACCGGCTGGTCGTGATCGACCACGGCCGCGTGGTGGCCGCCGGGACACCAGCCGAGCTCATCGACAGCCTCGACGACTCTCGCACCGTCGAGCTGCGGCTGCCGGAGGCCGATGCCGCCCGCGGCCGCGCAGTGCTCGCGCGCCTGGCGGCATCGCACCCGGACGTCCACGCGGTCGACGACGCCGGCCCCGGCGCCGTCGCCGTCACCGGCACCCGCCGGGTGCTGTTCGCCGTCGTCCCCGCCCTCGCCGAGGCCGACGTGCTGCCCGACGACGTGCGCACCGTCACCCGCACGCTCGAGGACGTCTTCGTGGCCGTTACCGGCCGCACCTACGACGCGGACGCGGCGCACACCGGCGCCCGGGCAGCCGCCGACGGCGGTGCTCCCGCCGACGGCGCGGCTCCCGACGGCGGTGTTCCCGTCACTGCCAGCGGAGCTCCCGCCCTCGACGGCGCCGACCGCCGTCGTGGCCTCACGCCCACATCGCACCGAGGAGACCTGCCATGA
- a CDS encoding ABC transporter permease, protein MTTTAQGPAAVPRSRTGAGWRGANRLLGTETAVWLRDAGTVFFGVVFPSVVLLGVGFAIPGMRDPITDAPPPWDGLTPIATYLPIVLATAIGTSALTVMPVTLATFREKGVLRRLATTPMRPQGLIASHLVINLGATLVSSVVALAVGMLVFDAVAPGRAAVVLLAFVLAVAAMFALGTLVAARAARGTTASAIGMTIYFPSLLFAGLWTPGPVMIDFIREIGQFTPLGAASQAMTEGWFGDGFPALQMVVMVAWTAVLLPLGVKLFRWS, encoded by the coding sequence ATGACCACCACCGCCCAGGGACCCGCCGCGGTCCCCCGCTCCCGCACCGGCGCCGGCTGGCGCGGCGCCAACCGCCTGCTCGGCACCGAGACCGCCGTCTGGCTGCGCGACGCCGGCACCGTCTTCTTCGGCGTCGTCTTCCCCTCCGTCGTGCTCCTCGGGGTCGGCTTCGCCATCCCGGGGATGCGCGACCCGATCACCGACGCGCCCCCGCCATGGGACGGGCTGACCCCCATCGCGACCTACCTGCCGATCGTGCTCGCCACCGCCATCGGCACCTCCGCGCTGACGGTCATGCCCGTCACCCTGGCGACCTTCCGCGAGAAGGGCGTGCTGCGCCGGCTCGCCACCACCCCGATGCGGCCGCAGGGCCTCATCGCCTCGCACCTCGTCATCAACCTCGGCGCCACTCTGGTCTCCTCGGTGGTGGCCCTGGCCGTGGGCATGCTGGTGTTCGACGCCGTCGCGCCCGGGCGGGCGGCCGTGGTGCTGCTGGCGTTCGTCCTCGCCGTCGCCGCGATGTTCGCGCTCGGCACGCTGGTCGCCGCGCGTGCGGCGCGGGGCACGACCGCGTCGGCGATCGGGATGACGATCTACTTCCCGTCGCTGCTGTTCGCCGGGCTGTGGACGCCCGGGCCCGTGATGATCGACTTCATCCGCGAGATCGGCCAGTTCACGCCGCTCGGCGCGGCCTCGCAGGCGATGACCGAGGGCTGGTTCGGCGACGGGTTCCCCGCCCTGCAGATGGTCGTCATGGTCGCCTGGACCG